A section of the Sebastes fasciatus isolate fSebFas1 chromosome 5, fSebFas1.pri, whole genome shotgun sequence genome encodes:
- the timm13 gene encoding mitochondrial import inner membrane translocase subunit Tim13: MDGFGSDFSAGGGGSGGKVDTGTIMEQVKVQIAVANAQELLQRMTDKCFKKCIGKPGSTLDNSEQKCIAMCMDRYMDAWNTVSRTYNSRLQRERARM; encoded by the exons ATGGACGGGTTCGGTTCAGACTTCTCGGCCGGTGGAGGTGGATCCGGTGGTAAAGTGGACACCGGGACGATCATGGAGCAGGTGAAGGTCCAGATCGCGGTGGCTAACGCTCAGGAGCTGCTGCAG AGAATGACAGACAAATGCTTTAAGAAGTGCATAGGTAAACCTGGAAGCACGCTGGACAACTCAGAGCAG AAATGTATTGCCATGTGTATGGACCGATATATGGATGCCTGGAACACCGTGTCCCGAACATACAACTCCAGATTACAGAGGGAAAGAGCTCGCATGTGA